The Mesomycoplasma ovipneumoniae genome includes a region encoding these proteins:
- a CDS encoding M42 family metallopeptidase, with translation MQILEKLKKYCDIDGMSRYEDEIVAELKRSTASLDLSYSRDGFGSLIMQQKKQNSGPKIVVAAHMDEVGFIVLDITEKGYIKVKSVGGIWGNAVIGAKFKLINSLGQEFYGVAGHTSIHIMERQKIEKALMVKDLYFDFGFRSKKEAQDLSVEIGNRIYFNNPSFLMHNQDYFASKAIDNRAGVVVIDELAHRLHNKNLKSNPILVGTVQEEVGSRGAKMVAKMIKADVAFAIDTGAAHDTEDAIPGVQKLGAGVAIDIADGGTLMDPRLVDIIFRIAKERNIPIYRYVSQGGGTDAEELQYSGYGTPTVSISIPQRYLHSTYGLISISDIKAATDLIEAFILEFGQEENEQLIYK, from the coding sequence ATGCAAATATTAGAAAAATTAAAAAAATATTGTGATATTGATGGAATGTCCCGTTATGAGGATGAAATTGTTGCTGAATTAAAAAGGTCAACTGCTAGTCTTGATCTAAGTTATTCTCGTGATGGTTTTGGGTCATTGATTATGCAACAAAAAAAGCAAAATTCTGGACCTAAAATAGTTGTTGCAGCACATATGGATGAGGTTGGCTTCATTGTTTTAGACATTACCGAAAAAGGTTATATAAAAGTAAAATCTGTTGGTGGTATTTGAGGAAATGCTGTAATTGGTGCTAAATTTAAGTTGATAAACTCTTTAGGCCAAGAATTTTACGGTGTTGCTGGTCATACTTCCATTCACATTATGGAACGCCAAAAAATTGAAAAAGCCTTGATGGTAAAAGATCTTTACTTTGATTTTGGCTTTAGATCAAAAAAAGAAGCCCAAGATCTTTCCGTTGAAATAGGAAACAGAATTTACTTTAATAACCCTAGTTTTTTGATGCATAATCAAGATTATTTTGCATCAAAAGCGATAGATAACCGTGCTGGAGTTGTTGTAATTGACGAACTTGCTCATCGTTTGCATAATAAAAATTTAAAATCTAACCCAATTTTAGTAGGAACTGTTCAAGAAGAAGTCGGTTCACGTGGTGCAAAAATGGTTGCAAAAATGATTAAAGCTGATGTTGCTTTTGCAATTGACACAGGTGCTGCACATGATACCGAGGATGCAATCCCTGGTGTGCAAAAATTAGGAGCCGGAGTTGCTATTGACATTGCCGATGGTGGCACATTGATGGATCCAAGACTTGTTGACATTATTTTTCGAATTGCTAAAGAAAGAAACATACCAATTTACCGATATGTTTCTCAAGGTGGAGGGACTGATGCAGAAGAACTCCAATATTCAGGATATGGAACTCCTACAGTTAGTATCTCGATTCCGCAGCGCTATTTACATTCAACATATGGCCTAATTAGTATTTCTGACATTAAGGCTGCAACTGATTTAATCGAGGCTTTTATCTTAGAATTTGGCCAAGAAGAAAATGAACAATTAATTTATAAATAA
- a CDS encoding leucine-rich repeat domain-containing protein: MQVFTLSRDEALKIIKNPEFLQGKILDLSSLNFQEIDDFAFSGMNLAIKKLILPSSLLKIGESAFMLNKIEEVVFGPNVEIILDSAFESNLIKSIKIPEKVTVLNSSVFANNQIENLLIPEWVSQIKSDSFADNAIQTIKFNSNKINVDIYSFVGNSPKKIDIFGEFSFKNESKLLNFYKVKFDFFKNFDKFENNFKIIVENFEVSQIFLSFNWENLETINLISPHFQTEKELEIFINKSKIDKNLHFEGSGPDFLKKTLKIC, translated from the coding sequence GTGCAAGTTTTCACATTATCCCGCGATGAAGCATTAAAAATAATTAAAAATCCAGAATTTTTGCAAGGCAAAATTCTGGATTTATCATCACTTAATTTTCAAGAAATTGATGATTTTGCTTTTTCAGGAATGAATTTAGCAATAAAAAAACTAATTTTGCCAAGTTCTCTTTTAAAAATTGGCGAGTCTGCTTTCATGTTAAATAAAATTGAGGAAGTAGTTTTTGGCCCAAATGTTGAAATTATTTTAGATTCAGCTTTTGAATCTAATTTAATAAAAAGTATTAAAATTCCTGAAAAAGTAACTGTATTAAATAGCTCAGTTTTTGCAAATAATCAAATTGAAAACCTGCTAATTCCTGAATGAGTTAGCCAAATTAAATCTGATTCATTTGCCGACAATGCAATCCAAACCATTAAATTTAATTCAAACAAAATTAATGTTGATATTTACTCTTTTGTTGGAAACTCACCAAAAAAAATTGATATTTTTGGTGAGTTTTCTTTTAAAAATGAAAGTAAGTTGTTGAATTTCTATAAAGTCAAATTTGATTTTTTTAAAAATTTTGACAAATTTGAAAATAACTTCAAAATTATTGTTGAGAATTTTGAAGTTAGCCAAATTTTCTTATCATTCAATTGAGAAAATTTAGAGACTATAAACTTAATTTCGCCTCATTTTCAAACTGAAAAAGAGCTTGAAATTTTTATTAACAAGTCAAAAATAGATAAAAATCTTCATTTTGAAGGTTCAGGGCCTGATTTTTTGAAAAAAACATTAAAAATTTGCTAA
- the pyk gene encoding pyruvate kinase, whose product MNAMKNYISKRTKIIATIGPSTQDYEVLKQLVLAGVSVIRANFSHGTYEEQRQKFENARKASQELQIPISIMLDTKGPEIRVGKILNGSQKILANQHLTVLTDKDSYENFEGTDQVITVSHEIDKDLKVGDRVLFDDGKLQSEVVEIEDGKVVVKTKNSHILKPNKRLNMPGVPFSLPFLSQKDINDVLFGISENINYVAASFVNSAENVKELRKLLDENGGSHIQIISKIESTLGLENIDEIIELSDGIMVARGDLGLEVPYEEVPYQQKRIIRKCRFAGKTVVVATQMLDSMEKSSQPTRAEVSDVYWATELGADATMLSGESAQGQFPVESVQVMAVINKRAEKEFYNKLFYTKQLAVITKNSKGPRAKIAHKLAHLAYENEIKYTVVLSRTGELLKAIAKFRPNTAVIGVVNNEKLISGFGITSSVFVSINSISEFNAIKSDFNLARNVLKPFGAEKGDTFLVVENEKMVQFVY is encoded by the coding sequence ATGAATGCAATGAAAAATTATATTTCAAAAAGAACGAAAATAATTGCGACAATCGGCCCATCAACCCAAGATTATGAAGTTTTAAAACAACTAGTTTTAGCTGGAGTTAGTGTAATTCGGGCTAATTTTTCTCACGGAACATATGAAGAACAGCGCCAAAAATTCGAAAATGCTCGTAAAGCTTCGCAAGAACTTCAAATTCCAATTTCAATTATGCTTGACACAAAAGGACCTGAAATCCGTGTAGGTAAAATTCTTAATGGTTCACAAAAAATTCTTGCAAATCAACATTTAACTGTCCTAACTGATAAAGATTCTTATGAAAATTTTGAAGGAACTGACCAAGTAATAACTGTTTCACACGAAATTGACAAAGACCTAAAAGTTGGCGACAGAGTTCTTTTTGATGATGGAAAATTACAATCAGAAGTTGTTGAAATTGAAGATGGAAAAGTTGTTGTAAAGACAAAAAATTCTCACATTTTAAAACCAAATAAGCGCCTAAACATGCCTGGTGTTCCTTTTTCATTACCTTTTTTATCACAAAAAGACATTAACGACGTGCTTTTTGGTATTTCAGAAAATATTAATTATGTTGCTGCATCCTTTGTAAATTCAGCTGAAAATGTTAAGGAATTACGTAAACTTTTAGATGAAAACGGCGGCTCTCACATTCAAATAATTTCAAAAATCGAATCAACATTAGGTCTTGAAAATATCGATGAAATTATCGAGTTGTCCGATGGAATTATGGTAGCCCGTGGTGATTTAGGACTCGAAGTTCCTTATGAAGAAGTTCCATATCAGCAAAAAAGAATAATTAGAAAATGTCGTTTTGCAGGTAAAACTGTTGTTGTGGCAACACAAATGCTTGATTCAATGGAAAAATCTTCCCAACCAACTCGTGCTGAGGTTTCTGATGTTTATTGAGCAACTGAATTAGGTGCTGATGCGACAATGTTATCTGGTGAATCAGCCCAAGGACAATTTCCTGTTGAGTCAGTTCAAGTTATGGCCGTAATTAATAAAAGAGCCGAAAAAGAGTTCTATAACAAGCTTTTTTATACAAAACAGTTGGCAGTAATTACTAAAAACTCAAAAGGTCCTCGAGCAAAAATTGCTCACAAATTAGCTCACCTTGCTTATGAAAATGAAATAAAATATACTGTTGTTCTATCAAGAACTGGTGAACTTTTAAAAGCAATAGCTAAGTTTCGCCCAAATACCGCCGTTATTGGTGTTGTAAATAATGAAAAATTAATTTCAGGATTTGGAATAACATCTTCAGTTTTTGTTTCAATTAATTCTATTTCCGAATTTAACGCAATAAAAAGTGACTTTAATTTAGCGCGTAATGTTTTAAAACCATTTGGAGCCGAAAAGGGAGACACCTTTTTAGTTGTTGAAAACGAAAAAATGGTGCAATTTGTTTATTAA
- the infC gene encoding translation initiation factor IF-3, with product MNPKNLFQRKPQQDHQINENIMFPNVFLVGSDNEKIGKTPTKEALELAKSKGLDLVLISIKEVKTKDEKVQKVPIAKILDYGKFRYDIKKKKKEEKEKQSFTNNREIRVSFNINKQDILVKSKKAREFILDGDRVKIALRFRGREITRIDQGKITLEIFFDQLKYIAKKSKEISQNGNFLVMHLERDRKKLPKFTSSKQLKELLEYEEIQNKEKNA from the coding sequence TTGAATCCTAAAAATCTTTTTCAAAGAAAGCCACAACAAGATCACCAAATTAACGAAAATATTATGTTTCCTAACGTTTTTTTAGTTGGGTCTGACAATGAAAAAATTGGAAAAACTCCGACTAAAGAAGCGCTTGAACTTGCAAAATCCAAAGGACTTGACTTAGTTTTAATTTCAATTAAAGAAGTAAAAACTAAAGATGAAAAAGTTCAAAAAGTTCCAATAGCGAAAATTCTTGATTATGGTAAGTTTCGATACGACATAAAAAAGAAAAAAAAGGAAGAAAAGGAAAAGCAATCCTTTACTAATAACCGCGAAATACGGGTTAGTTTTAATATTAACAAGCAAGATATTCTTGTAAAATCAAAAAAAGCTAGAGAGTTTATTCTTGATGGCGACCGTGTAAAAATTGCTCTTCGTTTTCGTGGTCGTGAAATTACCCGAATTGATCAAGGTAAAATAACACTTGAGATATTTTTTGATCAATTGAAATACATTGCCAAAAAAAGCAAGGAAATTTCGCAAAACGGTAATTTTTTAGTTATGCATCTTGAACGTGATCGCAAAAAACTACCTAAATTCACTTCTTCAAAACAGCTAAAAGAACTTTTAGAATACGAAGAAATTCAAAATAAGGAAAAAAATGCCTAA
- the rpmI gene encoding 50S ribosomal protein L35 — MPKIKLKTKSALKKRIKVTATGKIKHGHAYRSHLAQNKTTKQKRQSRKATLIDPSDYKRIKKLI, encoded by the coding sequence ATGCCTAAAATCAAACTAAAAACAAAGTCAGCTTTGAAAAAAAGAATTAAGGTTACTGCAACCGGAAAAATTAAACACGGACATGCATATCGCTCACATTTAGCGCAAAATAAAACTACAAAACAAAAGCGCCAATCAAGAAAAGCTACTTTAATCGACCCTTCAGATTACAAAAGAATAAAAAAACTAATTTAA
- the rplT gene encoding 50S ribosomal protein L20 codes for MRVKGGTVTRQRRRRWLKLAKGYWGHKSIGFKVAKQAVIKSWTYAFRDRKQRKREFRKLWISRINAAARDQGISYSQLMHKIKLANIEINRKMLAEMAISRKTEFDNIIKIALEKGQK; via the coding sequence ATGAGAGTCAAAGGTGGAACTGTAACGCGCCAGCGTCGCCGTCGTTGATTAAAATTAGCAAAAGGTTATTGAGGGCATAAATCAATCGGATTTAAAGTTGCAAAACAGGCAGTAATTAAATCTTGAACCTATGCTTTTCGTGATCGAAAACAGCGTAAACGTGAATTTCGAAAATTATGAATTAGTAGAATAAATGCTGCAGCTCGTGACCAAGGAATTTCATATTCGCAATTAATGCATAAAATCAAACTTGCAAACATTGAAATTAATCGTAAAATGCTTGCAGAAATGGCGATTAGTCGCAAAACTGAATTTGATAATATCATTAAAATTGCTTTAGAAAAAGGTCAAAAATAA
- the rpmB gene encoding 50S ribosomal protein L28 codes for MARKDPISQRGPMSGNNRSHALNATKRKFNLNLQQIVLKTASGQKVRIKVSAKTKKTLQKWGKI; via the coding sequence ATGGCAAGAAAAGACCCAATTTCACAACGTGGACCAATGAGCGGAAATAACCGTTCTCATGCCCTAAATGCAACAAAACGTAAATTTAATTTAAATTTACAACAAATAGTACTAAAAACTGCCTCAGGGCAAAAAGTTCGTATTAAAGTTTCAGCTAAAACCAAAAAAACCTTACAAAAATGAGGTAAAATTTAA